tttcatccgaaggatgatggcgaagatgtgctagggGTGGAAGTGCCCTACATAAGAACAATAGGCGCAtcattgtacttagctcaatgcacaagaccggacatctcatatgttgtgaacttgttagctagatatagcctttcgccaacgcgacgcctttggattgatgtaaaagatatctttcggcacttgagatgtacgattgatatgagtttgTTCGATCCCTATtgagagacgatggatttggacccattacacaccaggaacgccgtcAACACTGGCCTAcatcctctatccccatcccaaaacaacatgtgttttggaaggttttgctgatgttgggtatctctctaacccacacaaaggtcattcccaaactggttaagcgttcaccatgggtaagactgcGATATCTTAGAAGTCTATAGAACAGACTCTAGTCGCTCTATCtttgaaccatgcagagattattgctcttcgcgaagtggttcgtgaatgtatatggattggatccataattacgcatgttcgaacaattgtggtttgaaatctaccacagatgagcctacgagaatttaggataatgctccttgttttaaacaaataaagcaaggctacatcaaagcaacaacaccaagtataatcagcaacaacaaactctcctcaagatcaaagtgaattggtttgatctgaggacagtgtggcagacttgctcactaagtcattgcttaAATTCCAATTTCGAGAAacgtgttggtagcatcgtttgcagaagttatccaaactcccatgaccgtagtcatcatgGGGAGATGCaaacatcaaggggagatgtctacacgtatggtctcgaaacgtgaagggtgtgttgtgctctttttccccttcgaccgaggtaatttttgtcccactgggtttttgttactcggcagcgtttttaatgaggcaacgagaggagcaccacatttgaaaatctattgaaagccctcgggaaggaaatccaccaataatcccgtaactcatagagcataataaatctcaagaaatcaagttcataaaatcataaaactcaataactcaaataataaattaaaccccaatcagaaaataataatatactgcatgcacaattaatttaaaataaatgtccactcatgGTTTGCGGTTACAACGGCCATCCAACTATCCCGTCCTCAAACTCGCATATCTGTCGTCCTGAACAatcaatataataaataattgtTTCTCAAGAACCAAGACTTAATTTATGATAATAAGTTCAATACCCTAAAACCAATAAATCATTGGATGCTCGAAATCAACACGGAATGAGCCCAAACTTCATACGTTATATCTAATCAATAATTGCATCAACATATCGAAAATAGGATcgatccaacagtcagatcttcctaaatcaaaatccaaactttccaaaattttgaaaattcctcttaatatccaaacctcctccaatttccactaAACACCTATTTATATAATCTTAACAACATATACTATCCAACAAACTAAAAAAACTTACCAGGAATGGGCAGACGCACCctcacgcgccgccacaagcggttATGCCTGGGCCCCAAGCgccgccggtcaaccaccatatctggctaccaaattttaccagcatcATTAACTCAACATTtctaacaactttctcaactatgacaaagtcagaaaatacctctaagtggcTGAACAATTAAGCAACCAGAAGCATagtgaaaattttcaattgtgctttcttcctccacactTCGATCTGGGTTATGAAACTTGGAGAGCATGAAGGGTGGCTCAAGGCTCTTCTAAAAAGCTTGGCTTTGttgccggagatggccggaattgaGAGAAACCGACGTTGACCTCaattgctacagtaaacttctcgGCCTTGGTTCGCCGTTTTCCGGCCAAGACTCGACAAGCTACCACCGCAGGCATgtccaggaggaggagaggaagccAACGGTAGTCGCGGTTcgctcccaggtggccggaggtgcagaggagagagagagagctcaggGAGAGAGaaacggagaggagagagagagaaagagagagagagtggtagAACTAATCTACCATagtaaattttcaaatatatactaatttaccataaacagtaactttaccttttcgtttataactttcacatacgaagtctgatttttacgtacaacatatgcacgcgctcagtttaaCATCATCTACGACTTTCATAAAGaaaatttcctcaaattttcacccgaacaaaaagtcaacttttagggccccctaaaagatCGAAATGGAGTCAAAAGTAAATGTGAATGTCGTTTACCGATCGaaagactagtaaactggtaaattttgGTTCGGGATGTTACAGTATGCACCTCATTAGCCTCATGCCTTGTGTAATAACCATCCTCAAGTGTTGGTCTACCCATAGAAAAATAAGAATCAAGTTGCTCTGCCGCCTTTATAgtactttcttcataaaaatctATCCCAAAGTGTGCTAATGCCGCTTCTAAGGCATCACTTGATGAAGTCTCATGAAAAGTGTGCCACCAAGTCATCAATCTTGTCCTCGACTTCAATAGAATAGACTTTTTGGAGTCTCATGGACTTCCTCAATTCATCGAATATCTTAAAGCCGATTGTTGTATCATAGACCATCATGGTAAGCAAGCCCAACTTCACATCAATTTTTGTCCCCCCCGTGGCCATAAAAGCTCTACCAAAGATGATAGGGAGCTCATCTTGGTAAACTTCCTCCATGTCAAGAATAACGAAATCGGCCGGTATGACCAATTCATCGACTTGCACTAAGACATCCTCCACGACTCCTCTCGGGTACACCACACTTCTATCGGCTAGTTGGAGAGAAATTTGGATAGGCTTGATGTCGCTTAACCCAAGCTCCTTGTACACTCCATAAGGCATCAAATTAATACTAGCCCCCAAATCCATAAGAGCTTTCTCAAATGGCCTCTCACCAATCTTGCAAGGAATAGTAAAAGATCCCGGATCCTTGAACTTGGGAGGTAACTTCCTTTGAAATACAGCACTAATTCTCTCATTCAAGCACATTTTATCatctttcttcaatttattcTTATACCGCTTGTGAGTGAACAAGTCCTTGAGAAATTTGGCATATGTAGGAATGGTCTTGATTGCATCAAGAAGAGGAATATTGACCTCCACCTTCTTGAATACATCAAAACACTCCATGGATTTCTTCTCTTTCCTACTCAAAGCCTTCTCTTGATACACCGCTTGTGGAAAAGGAAGTGGCACTTCTTCTTGCACGTCCTCAAAACTTGGCTTGGACCCACTTGCTCCCACATCATTATTCATGGTCTTGGTCTTGTCTTTGATCACTCCATCATCTTTCAAATTCTCCTTCAAGCCCTTAGACTTCTCTTCAAATTCGGGAGGTACTTTGGAACTTTAGGAGTCAACAAAGGTTCCCTTGCTACATCCATGTCCGCATTATCATCATTAGGAGTAACCTTATTGTCATATTCCTTCCCACTTCTCAAAGTTGTGATTTCCTTGGCTTGGTTGACTCGTGGGTTCTTCTCGGCCATGGAAGGCAACTCTCCTTGCTTCCTTTCTCTCATCTCACTAGCCAATTGCCCCATTTGTGCTTCAAGCTTGTGCAAACCTTGGGTAGTGGATGCCACCTTATTTCGAACACTTTGAATGATCTCATTTTGATTTGCTAGCACCTTGGCAAGCATCTCCTCTAAGTAGAGGAATAGGCGCTTGGAAGGGAGGTCTTGCTTGATAAGGTGGCGTAGGATAATCACTACCACCAACTACACCCTTATTGCCTTGAAACCCTTGGCTTCCACTAGCCCCTCCATAATTACCGCCACCTCCTTGATTGCCACCCTATGAAAAGTTAGGGTGGTTTCTCCATCCAGGATTATATGTGTTGGAGTAGGGATCATTCTTGGGCCTTTGGTGCCCCATTTGCTTGCATTTTTTTATAATCTTCGGGAAACAATCTCCATGTGGACAAGAGAGAGTATCATGGTTCATCCCCTCATAAATCAAGCATACTTGTGACCCTTGACTATCTCTTTTGCTTGCTCACGCCCCTTGCCTTGTTGTCTCATCATCAACTCAAATTTCTTGCACAAGTTATCCTCCATCTTCTTAAATTCTTGAACCATGTCGACACTTGGATTTCTAACTTCATACATGCCTCCGGTTCTCGATTGCGTTGCTTCTCTTAATGATACTTGGGAATGAGGCTTCCGGCCTTGGGGGTTATTATCCCACAATTGAGACCGTTCCACAAGCTTCTCCAATACTTGGTAGGCATTCTCCGCTAGCAAGTCCATAAAGTCACCACCACTTACACTATCCACCTTCCTCCTCGTCTCAGATGTCAAGCCTTGATAGAACAAATTCATTAGCATATCTTGGGATTGGCCATGATTTGGACACCCGTCTTCTAGATCTTTGAACATTTCCCACATTTCATGGAAAAGCTCATCTTGTTCTTCACAAAAAGTCATTAGCTTGGTTTTTCGCTCATTGGCCTTGCCCGGAGGGAAGTACTTGGTAATGAACATCTTTTTCATTTCCTCCCATGTGTGGATAATATTGGAAGGCAACTTGTTAAGCCACATTTTGGCCTTCTCTTTCAAAGAGCATGGAAACAACCGTAGTTTTAATGCATCCTCTGTCATCCCATTAAGCTTGATGTTTGCACAAGCTTCTTCAAATTCAAGCAAATGATGATAAGGGTCATTGCTTGGCAAACCATAGAAAGTCGGAAGAGTTTGCAAGAAACTTGGCTTAATCTCAAAAGATGATGCACACGGTGGGAGCACAATACGCCTTGAGTGTGTAGATAGTGAAGGGAGGGCACAATCCCTTATGGGTCTTCTCTCCCCCATTTCTATTGTTCTCTCATCATCACCCATCAAAATATGGTACTTTCTTGGTCCAAGGCTTGGATTTGCAACCCTTGCTTCTTGGTCTAGCTTGAACAATCGCTCCAAGGTGGCTCGATTGTTCACAACTTGAACCGGACTATCTTCCTCCAAATTATCACTTGAACTACTAGAACCACTTAAATCTTCCTCGGATGATTGAACCAATGGATTAGAATAGATAGTAGATGAAAAAGGGGGTGTGAGCTTAAGTGATTGCGCTTGCGGTGTCTCTTGATCATTAGGCTCTAGAACGGTGTGTAAACCACTTCCAAATTGAGGGGACAAAGTCATATACACCTATGAATCACATAAGTCAAAAGTGTTAGTAAATAAGAATACAAGAAACTATACAAATTAACATACTTAAAAAGAGTAATCGCACAAATCTTTCTAACTTTTGCAAATTGCAATTGTTAGAGCTTACTTAACTATTTACGCTTTTTACCCAAATATGTGCAATTTGCTCAAAAACTTGTTTATTTTCAACCTCCCTTCCTTTATCAATAGGACTTTAATAGCACTTCTAAGAGGATAAGAATTTAGCAAGAACTTGTAAGTAGAAAAGCAAATGGAAGAAGTATTTCAAATTTGGCGTAGTTCCAAGCTAAGTGAAACGCTTGGCATAGTTCCAAACTTAAGCACAAAGTTCGAAACTTCAACCTTCGGTAACATTTATCGAAGTACGACCAGGTAAGAGTAGGTGCGGCTTTGGTAGAGCGAGACTCACTTAGTACACGGCACAACACCCAAGATAAATCCCTAGCCTCTTACCTAGACATCGCCTTCGTAAGGTGAGCCGAGTGGTGAAAAGTGATGAATCAATCCGTTACTATGGTGAAATCCCGATCCAATTTACTTAAAAGGGGAATAGGAATCCATCTTTGGGTGTTGTCTAACACTCAACTTTTTGGTAACTCCTCATGAATTAATTCAATCGGATGCGCCTACTTGTGAAGAGTGAATAAACTCGACAGTACAAAGATAAAATCCTACTCCACAAGTTCTAATTAAATTCAAACTTTAAAGAAGTGACATTAAAATGCCTTGacaaattcaaagaaattttAAACTTACAAGCTAAAAGCAAAATTGGTACAAGTTTTAAGTAAAAAGAATGAGTAATTAAGGCTAACTTTCACAAGTACAATATGCTCCAATTAGTTCAATTTTACCGCAATTACAACTTTTTACTTTCAACAACCAATTTAAACATACTAAAAGGTGAACTTGCAATAAGTAATAAGcaagactatatatatatatatatatatatatatatattaatttgacATGCTCAATTTAGTCTCTCTTACCACAATTTACCATCTACTTACCCAAAGTACttaaacaaattcaaaaataagaAAACTACCACAAAAGCtaacaaaataaagtaaagatAAACTACACGGATTCTCTAGTCCCACGCCAACCTAATAGGGATTGAGTTTTACCTCAATCCCCGGCAGCGGTGCCAAAAACTAgttggagacatcattgagtgTGAAAATATGTGTAAATTTGTGAGATGTTCcctactcccaagtataggaggtcaagttttagtaaagggaaaaagtaaaGAGTATTGTACCTAAGGGATTAAGTAACTTTACCCTACCAAGATCACCGcgaaaataaacctagaaaacacatgcaaaGTCTACATTTTTACAAGTTCAATAGTTCTGGCCCTTTGGAAGCCTAACTACCAAAAGTGATATTAACAATGGATAGTAGTGAATCGgcttttgaattaattttaactatattaaaattaaggtgcaaataaagcaaaataaaCTAACAAAATGTAAGAGATTTGATCAAATGAGATCAAAGGGATTGTAAGGCTTCACACCTAACCTCCTTTGTGCAAATTCTAAGTAACCAAATCTAACATACTCATGCCAAGATGGAATCCCCCTCAGTTCTCTTGATTATCGAGTAACCAAGAAACAATTATGCTAGAGAATGTATTGAAGCTAccccttgattatcggacatAACTCTCCTACAATCTTTTTAGTTTCTACCCATTCCTTGATTATCAGACAGAAGTAGACCTATGTAAATGCAAGCTAAGATCCCTTGATTGTCAGACACCTAAGCCACATCCACATGATAAGCTCAATTGTAAGGATCCAGGCAACCTTATTTAATTATCACAAGATTACAATTTCTACATttgcaacatgctttagtttacTAAGTTTGTCAAGCCTAGCATACTTCCATGAAATTATCAACATTTACCAACCTTAGGTGACAAATCTAAGAAGCATAAATGATGAACAATTAAACTAGTAAGGTAAAAATTCATGGCATGATCCAAATTAAATTTAACTACATAGTTTGTACACAAATTCGGCTAGggctaaaccctagccccaaatttattctactcacaactcatagttCTATAAATTAAAGCCATAAACTTGTAAAGTATCCAGTTAAGAGAGAAAATAGTAGATAAACCAAACCGTACCTATAAGAACACTTTCTACCCTCCAAGATGTAAAATAAGGTGAGGTTTCCTAGCATGGTATTTTTGGTttctgtacttacataggcatttgcaagcataattagctacaatgagccacgctcatgatacagccagcggtaccaactactgccaactgtgtgacctacaGCAACAAAGCCAAACAGGCTTCCGCctaagccccggctcacccccagatcacagtTGACACGCCGCTATGCTCAGCGCCAAGTATGCATCAGAAGCCCCAGAAGctaggaactgaagcacatcagtctcacatcgaaaacatggaagagctcagcctcttccccacctataaaaggttctctcctctcttctcattatttaggcatttactactcacctactgttactttatcaacataaatacattaactaacttaggcatcggagagaagaagaccgcccaatgtggtctccctctgacgccctctgtattttacttggcAGGTAGTGGAAGCCCTGAGAACATGAAGTAGCAGTTTGCCCATTGGATCAGAGTTAACCTAAgttcagctaccgctgaactttagacgttaacattggcgccgtctgtgggaacccttgaacaaaaggccatcccaccacatccaccatgactaacggtagtgaGGGAAACGTTGAAGAACGAGCGGATCAATCCACCAACCCCCACCCCACCAGCCCCACGATCAATGTTAATCTAGCagttaacgttaaccgtgcaTTATTCAACACACCGGCCAACCCCGACTTGGAACCCCAGGTTATTCCCCAGGTCCCGCCAACCCAAACTATGGTGGAGGCTCAACCGAGCGGCAGCCACCCACCGGTGCAGGACcttgccgctatgtatgagctggcactggcggacctTCACAAAGCAAATAAGGAGCGCGAGCATGAGCGCAGAtaaaaggctgaggcccaaaagcaggtggccatgCTGATGGCAAGATTTGATGAGCTGAAGAAGGCGCTGGAAGCAAACGCCAACACAACGCAAAGGGAGCAATCGCggagcaccaggcgtagtcagCCCAACATAGGCGGATTGGTACCCGGACCAATCATATTGATgtaggtaccgctgaacccaccagagctattggggatgggcccacctcccctgcccaggctaatgttggagcaggaggcagagtcacaaccacacaccaaccgctcggcgATCAGGGCTAGAAATGAGGGAAATCCACTTGCCCCCAGGCGGGAGCTGGCCTAGAGGAACTTCCAGGCGAGACCCACCGGCGATGCAACCTCCCTAATCCTGGAAAGGATCCAAcaactagagcaaaggctaatccagGCGAAGGCAGGCACCCCAGAGCCAATGCCAAATCCACTCTTTgtgtccaggccaggaccattcaccgccatGATCCTGCATGTCATCCACTCGGCGCACGCAAAGAcgccaaagatgtcacattacagcggcatgactgacccTTTTGttcatatggacaccttcaagaaagtcaccaataacaaggggttcgatgaAGCCACtttctgccacttgttcagcgaaacgctggatagtgaggcgatGAGTTGGTTATTTGAGTGCTCACCGgggtccattgactcatttcacGCACtgtcaaatgctttcctctctcggttcatcctattggctGCAGGACACCACAACACAACTCAGCTATTCAACCTCAAGCAGGGAGCGGAAGAAACAATGAAGGCATTAGTCACCAGATGGCGAGCGACAACGTCCCAGTGCCGGGATCTTGATAAGACAATGGCACTGGCAGCTTCCAAGctgcagggactcctcaaggggccatttctctaccatctcaattacaaccatccaaACGCCGCATATGatcatgtcatgagcgaggctgtgATACATGCATAGGTAGAGTTCATCATAtacggagaaaccccaccacctccGCCGACACCAGCAAAGTCCACTCAGCCTTCATCCAAtcatcaggaaaccgctaacaaggCCCCTGCCACACCGCAAACTAATAAGAAGAGGGAATGGCAACAaggcaactaccagagcaagcggcagaaggaccaacactacaataagggcaaccgctcatctcatggggataaccgtaataaacaaacagagtcctcccagcggtatgtagtgtttacagtcctcacggcctcgtatgaggaaatatacgaccagtgcaaggactagattccgccaccacccccaagaaagtacccaaggGTGGGTAAACCCAaaaacaccggcaagtggtgtaaATACCATGAGGACAGCAGGCATAATACCAAtaactgcaatgctctcaaaacaactgtagatacctctcactatgcatggaggatttgctacatcaccaagcataagtaacaccctctttgggacacccacaagccatggtgaggcccaactgaGACATGCATcctgtagccctatgttcaagctacgctacgatATCCGGAAGTGGTaaatacgtcgccgggaagccatcTTTCCAGCGTTgcaaagttgccttcacaaacatgatttctagactagaatagtgatttctagaatagtgatttctacatctaagaaaatgtaaaggagatgacttccttcacctataaaaggaatgcctcctcc
This portion of the Rosa chinensis cultivar Old Blush chromosome 1, RchiOBHm-V2, whole genome shotgun sequence genome encodes:
- the LOC112201644 gene encoding uncharacterized protein LOC112201644 gives rise to the protein MNNDVGASGSKPSFEDVQEEVPLPFPQAVYQEKALSRKEKKSMECFDVFKKVEVNIPLLDAIKTIPTYAKFLKDLFTHKRYKNKLKKDDKMCLNERISAVFQRKLPPKFKDPGSFTIPCKIGERPFEKALMDLGASINLMPYGVYKELGLSDIKPIQISLQLADRSVVYPRGVVEDVLVQVDELVIPADFVILDMEEVYQDELPIIFGRAFMATGGTKIDVKLGLLTMMVYDTTIGFKIFDELRKSMRLQKVYSIEVEDKIDDLVAHFS